The DNA window CAAAGCGTTCGTTGACGGTGCGGTAGTACGCCCACGCGGTGGGGTCGAACCGCATCCGCTGCGGCTGCGACATCAGCACCGGCCACAGCGCGTCCTTGCAGACCTGCTGAACGTATGCGGTCCATAGGTGCTGGGACAGGGGCACGAACGACAGCGGGATCCCGGAGCGGTGCCCGTCGAAGGGGGCCCGGTCCGCACCGTCGGTGATCGCACCGGTCACCCACACCGCGGGCAGCTTCTCCACAGTGAACAGTCGACTCAACGTCGGCAGAATGCCGTTGGGGCTCAATGGTTTCCGCCAGCCATGCGTGCGACTCCAGCTGATCGGCGGACGGTGATAACCGATCACCAGCGCGCAGGTCTGCACGGCGGCCGTCATCTCGATGTACCCGGGCGTGGCACCTCGGCAAGCCACCGCGCCAACTCCGTCAGGTCGGGTGCGCCCGCCGAACCGAGACCGGTGACTGCCGCAGCCCCGCACGCGACCGCCGTCGATAGACACTCCCCGAGCGGCTGTCCCCGCAACGTGGCATGTACGAATCCGGCGTTGAAACAGTCACCGGCGCCGGTGGTATCAACGGCCGTCACCGCGACCGCGCCGACGTCGACGCGACGACCTCGGCGCACCGCGGTAGCTCCCGCACCGCCCCGCTTGACGATTACCGTGTCAACGACGGCGCTCAACAATTCCAGCGCCTCGTCGAGCGTGCTCGCACCCGTCAGCCGCAGTGCCTCATCCACATTCGGCGCGAATATATCAACCCGGCCGAGGACCTCCCGCAGCGCGGGATCGTCCAGTGTGCCCGCGACATCTTGGCAGTCCATGAAGACCTCGACACCGAGTTCGCAGGCGATATCCAGCCCAGCGGCGGTATCGGCGTCGTATCGCAATATCGGCAACAGCAGCATGCGCGGTCGATTCCGCTCGAGCACGGTTGTCAGCGACGGCGCGGCGAGCCGGTCCCGGAAGCTGACCATGGCCCGGTCGGTCGAATCCGACAGCACCGCAGTGACATTGCGCACCGGCACCGAATGGTGTGCGAACCCGGTTTCGTCAAGGCCCTCGGCCCGCGCCCGCGCCAGCACATGCCGACTGAAGAGGTCCGTACCGAAATCGGTCACCCAGACCACCTCGTGCCCGAGTCGATGCAGGGCCATCGCCAACGTGAACGCCCCACCAGCCACCACATCGAACTCCTCGGCAAATACTTCCGTCCCCGGCCGGACTGGCCGCGCCAGCTCACAAAAGATGAGGTCCACATACCACGGCCCGACAACGAGCACCGGTCCATCACCAACAACATCCACCCGCCGACCCCTACCTGTTTCCGTAACGATCGACCCGACCGAATGCCGA is part of the Nocardia sp. NBC_00565 genome and encodes:
- a CDS encoding carbohydrate kinase family protein; translated protein: MDVVGDGPVLVVGPWYVDLIFCELARPVRPGTEVFAEEFDVVAGGAFTLAMALHRLGHEVVWVTDFGTDLFSRHVLARARAEGLDETGFAHHSVPVRNVTAVLSDSTDRAMVSFRDRLAAPSLTTVLERNRPRMLLLPILRYDADTAAGLDIACELGVEVFMDCQDVAGTLDDPALREVLGRVDIFAPNVDEALRLTGASTLDEALELLSAVVDTVIVKRGGAGATAVRRGRRVDVGAVAVTAVDTTGAGDCFNAGFVHATLRGQPLGECLSTAVACGAAAVTGLGSAGAPDLTELARWLAEVPRPGTSR